GGTGCCTGACGGACAAATTGCACCGCTGCTGAAACTTGCCGGACAATCTCTGCGGGTTGGTCCTGCGCTAGTTCAGGTGGGCGTTCCGGAAGTTCGCCCGCTGGTCCCGGTCACTTCGCTCCGCAGCAGGCTGGTTGTGATCAAGATTGCTCATCACGATGGAGGCAGTATCACGCCCGACGTCTTCACGGCTTCGGCACGCAAACAGCTGGATGCCCTGGAGATTGACGCCGAAGTCGAATTGACTCCCGGTCGTAAACGAACTCTGTGCGTGAAACAGCGAGAGATCGTGGGCTACGAAGTTCTGCTCGAACACCTTACGGCAGACGAGTCGATCCGTGTCCAGGAATCCGGTCTGGGAGGAAAGCGGCACATGGGAGCCGGCGTGTTCGTACCGTATTCAAGGGAGACATCGAAATGAGATCGATCGACTTGCTTGCCAAGAACCGCGACGCTGAGCTTGTTGCGACAGATTCCGTTTATCTTGCTCAGCATCTGAAGGACGTTCATGCGGCGGCCGTCGCAGTCATCGATGCGACCGGTAGCAGTCAACTGGCGATGCTAGGTCTGGGCGTAGAGAAGTGGCTTCCCCGGCTGAAGCAGACGGTACGGCTAGCAGCCGCCATTCACGATCTGGGCAAAGCGAATGATCATTTCCAAGGGATGTTGCAGCCGCAGGAGCTGTCGCACCGGAACGGGATGTGGCAGGGGCTACGCCATGAATGGATCACAGTCCTCATGGCAATGCCGGATATGGCAGAGAATGGTCTCTATTCGCCCGCCTATTCCCTTGGCAACTGGCTTCGCGGGGCCGTTGAGAGCGACGAGGATTTTCTGGCAGTTTTGTGGGCCGTATCGGGGCATCATCCGAAGTTTGGTCGGCCGTCTCCACCGCGAACTTCTCGGGAAGGCGGGGGGACGGAGATGCGTCTGCTCATGGAACACGACCAGTTTCGCCATATCCTGAGCTGGCTGGCGGAAGCATTTCAGCTGCCGGAACCGAAAACAGTCCACGAGCGGGATCTGACGGTTCCACTTATCGGTAATCGTTCTGCATTGACTTACATCCTCGATTTTTACGAGATCAGCAACCGTGTCTGGATGCCCGAGAGACACGAACAATCGGAGTATGTTCGGTTCGTTGCCGCGGTGAAGAATTCGCTGGTTGCAGCGGATATTGCGGGATCGGCGTTGCCTCAGACCGTGGGCGGAAATGCGAAGCAAACCGAATGGATCGCGAAGTCCTTTCAGGCTCTCCCCACTCACGATGACTTAACGCAGGTGATTCTCGATCGGCTCAATGAGAATCGGAAAACGTGGTTGACACCTGAAACGCTCGATCAAGGGCTTCGTCCGTTTCAGGAGGAGGTCGGACAATCAATTTCACAGGTCACCCTCGTGAAAGCAGGCTGCGGCACCGGAAAAACGCTCGCCGCCTACGAATGGGCTCGACGTCAGTGCTCCGGCAAGCGTCTCTTTTTCTGCTACCCTACAACGGGAACGGCGACTGAAGGTTTTCGCGACTATTTTCTGACGCCGCCGCAGGACGGTCGTCCCCAGAAAATCAAGTTCGAAGCGAGGCTGTTTCACAGCCGTCAGGAGATTGATTTCGACCTCTTAGAAATTCGGGAAACGGATGGTGAGCAGGGATTAGAGGAAGCGACTGAGACAGCCATCCGAATCGAGTCATTAGCAGCCTGGTCGACGCCGCTCGCTGCGGCGACTTGTGATGTGGTCCTCGGGCTGATGCAGAACAATCGACGGGGACTCTATGGCTGGCCCGCGTTTGCTCAGGCTGCCTTCGTCTTCGACGAAATCCATGCCTACGACGATCGATTGTTCGGAGCACTCCTGCGTTTTCTGAAAGATGTCCCTGGCTCTCAAGTTTTGTTAATGACTGCGAGTTTGCCCGACACGCGGGCGAAAGCCATCGAGCGGGTACTGCAGCGAAACGGCAAATCGCTGAAAATCATCGACGGCCCGGAAGACCTGGAAACGCTGGATCGATACCATCGGGTGCATGAAGAGTACAGCGAACTCAATTCACATTCCCTGCTGGAACAGATCAGAGCGGACCTAGCAGCCGAATACGATTCGCTCGAGACCGGGAAAGTGCTCTGGGTATGCAA
The genomic region above belongs to Rubinisphaera margarita and contains:
- the cas6 gene encoding type I-MYXAN CRISPR-associated protein Cas6/Cmx6, giving the protein MTHLDISFSLFSQQPLPADHGYLIYSAVSGLLPEMHRENGFAIHPIAGTQIGDRQMKLTDRSRLTIRVPDGQIAPLLKLAGQSLRVGPALVQVGVPEVRPLVPVTSLRSRLVVIKIAHHDGGSITPDVFTASARKQLDALEIDAEVELTPGRKRTLCVKQREIVGYEVLLEHLTADESIRVQESGLGGKRHMGAGVFVPYSRETSK
- the cas3 gene encoding CRISPR-associated helicase Cas3', translating into MRSIDLLAKNRDAELVATDSVYLAQHLKDVHAAAVAVIDATGSSQLAMLGLGVEKWLPRLKQTVRLAAAIHDLGKANDHFQGMLQPQELSHRNGMWQGLRHEWITVLMAMPDMAENGLYSPAYSLGNWLRGAVESDEDFLAVLWAVSGHHPKFGRPSPPRTSREGGGTEMRLLMEHDQFRHILSWLAEAFQLPEPKTVHERDLTVPLIGNRSALTYILDFYEISNRVWMPERHEQSEYVRFVAAVKNSLVAADIAGSALPQTVGGNAKQTEWIAKSFQALPTHDDLTQVILDRLNENRKTWLTPETLDQGLRPFQEEVGQSISQVTLVKAGCGTGKTLAAYEWARRQCSGKRLFFCYPTTGTATEGFRDYFLTPPQDGRPQKIKFEARLFHSRQEIDFDLLEIRETDGEQGLEEATETAIRIESLAAWSTPLAAATCDVVLGLMQNNRRGLYGWPAFAQAAFVFDEIHAYDDRLFGALLRFLKDVPGSQVLLMTASLPDTRAKAIERVLQRNGKSLKIIDGPEDLETLDRYHRVHEEYSELNSHSLLEQIRADLAAEYDSLETGKVLWVCNTVDRAIAAFEAALQADLPAIIYHSRFKYNDRVQRHLEVIQAFRGTEPVVAICTQVAEMSLDLSASLLVTDKAPVPSLIQRLGRLNRRARPDGHSLTKPFVLVNPTSPDGGSFHWPYTPEEFRLTDLWLQSLPSSGITQRHLSQAWEELPDHSQRRPAVAQSAWLDGGPTTQVLELRESTPGVTVILEEDAEKIRAGEDLGFYTIPMPAPSGKVRQQLLSPTARRIRGCFVVSRQFIDYDAKRGAQWRRNEP